cgccgcggcgctggcgaaaCTTGAAGACATCCGCTCCCGCCAGGATTCTAGAAAGGAGCCTCTTACGCAATGCTGAGCTGCGGCTATCGCCCAGAATTTTCACTGAAAATGAGACTCTCGAGGGCGAGTGGCGGGCcttcagccgcgcgacgttcgcgagagagaagaaaaaggccgCGCGAGTGACCCGCGGCCGTGAGTGGTTTCTGCGCGTGatcgcgtcgccgcatgcCCAGCCGCGCGCACCGCTGACGTCaacgcgcgacgcagaggagggacaTGCGAAAAAGGTGAAAAATCACGCAGAAAAGCCGCGAAAATCAGCACTCGAGAAAGAAGCAGACctcagcgcccgcgcctgaAAGCGGACATGCTCGCGACACCCAACATGCGCATGTGAAGCTACGTGAAGCGGAGTGCCGCGGGGCCCTCACGGCGGCTTTTCCACACTTCTCACCGATTCCCTCGAGAGTCCTGCTCACGTAGAAATACCCAGGGCTTTTGCTCgccgtctttcttctgcttgcGCCGCCTGTCCTCTCTTTTTCGGCAGACGGTTCTCCAGCCGCGAAGCACGCACACGCCCGGCTGAGAGACGGCAGCACCCGCCCGCAGTCGCTTGACATCGTCACGattctttcctctcctcttctcttcccGGGTTCCTCCTGGCACCTCGCTACGCATTCCATTTTCGTTCGCACCTGCTCCATCAAAGACAAACAGAATCCATGTACGTTTTCTGCGTCACAGAGGCAGCATGCCCTCTCGCTGGATCTCTCTCTGTCCTCTGAGGTCCTCGCCTACACATCTCGTCGTTCCTCACGACTCATCTCTGCCGTTTGCTTTTCCTCTTACTTCCTacccgcttcctccgcggctgcgcgcctcgctccccAGATTCGTTCATGAGCGCAGGCCCCTTCCGCATCCCAGCCCGCAGCGCGactgcctctcgctgcggctgaAGGCATTCTTCCAACTAGCCCGCACGCGCTGAGTCCACGCATTCTGGgacgcagcgaagagggGAAAGCCTAAAGAGACCGAGAAGATGGAGGCGAAGTTGTCGCGCATGGACTTGCGGGAGAGGAAGCCgtccgcagacgacgccgccgcgtcctccgccgccccgacgccttcgcccccggcggcggccccgtggtcgccggcgcgtctcctgggTTGTCTGCAcggggtgtacgtacacctggCACAGCTGCCTtctcagcagctgcggcgataCGTCTACGCGTATgcggtgctgctgcggctgggGTTGCTGGTGTATGGCGAGTGGCAGGATCGTCACTTACGCGTCAAATTCACAGATATCGACTACAAAGTCTAcaccgacgcggcgcgctaCGTGGCTGCCGGGGAGTCGCCCTACAAGCGCCACACCTACCGGTACACGCCGCTCGtcgcctttctctgcgtgAGCAATGTTCTGCTTCACTCCTGCTGCGGCaagctcctcttcgccgccgcggacatCCTACTCTCGCTCCTCACGGAGAAGCTGCTGTTGCTGCtcttcgaggcgcgcgacaagGCGGCTCGCCCTGGAGCTGATGACCTAGGAACTGCTCCTTCCGCTACTGCGCCGCCGGTGAATGCCTCGAGTTTGttgctctcttcgctgcgcgactcaacgtcctcttcgccttcctccgtgCCCTCATCTCCCTCCTccaccgcctcctcttcccgcgcctcctcgccgctgtctccggcgtctccttcttcgggctccgccgcctcctcgcctgcaaAATGCAGCGCGTTCCTCCTGCCCGCCTTCTGCTGGACGATCtttccgctcgccgccacTGTGAGCACGCGAGGCAACGCCGATGTCATCCCTTCGCTCCtttcgcttctgcttctcttcttcctccgcacCTGTCACCTGGATGCTGCTGCCGTCTGGTACGACTCCGCTCCCTCttgccccccctcccctcccccctcgtTCTTCACCATCTTTTTTTCGTGTTGCCTCATTCGTTGCGGCGCTTGGTGCTTCTTGCGTGGCTTGGGCGTCCGTCTTCGCGCGTTTTTTCAAATTATCTCTCCTTTTGTGTGTCGCTTTTCCCCTTCTCTCGTTTCGCGGGTGACGGCCGCTTACGCAGGTTCCCTCTTCGCTCGTGGCGCTGTCTCTGGTTGTGTGTTTCTCTGTGTGTGTTTCTCGACCTCCCGCTGTCTGTCATCGTCCGTGTGCTCGTTTCTTTGACTGTTTTGTCTCCCTCGCTCTTTCGTGGTGGTCGCCAGGGCCACGCACCTAccgcgtctgcctgtctTGCTGCGTGCTGCCGTCTTTCCTgtccctcgccttcctcctctcttggTATTCAACCTCGtctgttttctttctgtGTGTCACTCGTGACTTCTGCATccgccctccctcgcgcTCCAACGCGCGGATGTCTCTTCTCCTGGGGTGCGTTTGGCTTCTCATCTTTCTTTTTTGTGCGCTTCGAAAGAGTCAGAAGCATTCATTTTGTTTCCGCTTTTGCGCGTTTGCAGCTACGGCCTCGCGGTGCACGTGAAAATCTTCCCAGTGGTCTACGGCATCCCAGTTCTCCTGTTTCTGCGTGGATCGCCTCCTGGAAAGGTGTGGCTCAGCTTTGTGCCAGCGGATTTGCCTCTTCGAGCACAAGTCCCTGCGAAACAAACGCAGGGCATGCATCATAAATTATGAGCAAGAACAAGAGAAAAGACTGCTGAGGAATTGGAAAGGAACGACGTCAACATTTGCCTGATGCTCGCATGCCTTCATTACAGACACAGGCTTACAAATGTGCGACTAGGGCGCTTCTCTTGCGCCACAAGGGGCGTGAGGTGTAGCTTTTTTCCTTGTAGCTTCCTTGCTCTCgtttttttcctctccccGGTGTGCAGCCCCTGTCTGCAGCGGATTGCGTCCTTCGTttgcctcgcctcccgcgcgcgtccgcggttCTCTCGCCGCactccttcgctgcctttCTCGTCGCACTTTTCCAGGTCGTTCGCGCGGCagcttttcttttttttctccctctttggctccctctgcggcttctccctcgcctgaACGCGACGCAGTGGCGCTTCGGGCTTTTGAGCGTAGGGACGTTCTTCGGTCTTGGAGGCATTTTTTACTTCTTGTAAGTGAAGCGAGGCttgcgcttcttccgctctctcgcaTACCATGCTCACGAAGGAGGCAGTCCGCCTACGCCCCGCTCCTGTCCGCGTTGATTCGTAGGTGCCCGCAAACAACTTGAGTTGGTGCGTATGCGTGTATGTGCGTGCACCTGCTCACAAAGTCAAGTGTGCGCGCCGGCTAGACTCCCGAGCCTCTGAGTCATGCAGTATTAGCTCCCCTTCCTATTTCTCTATAGTCTCGTTGGAAAACGCCTTTTATGAGGGCCGGTGTTTTTCTTCCGGAGTTATATACTCGGCACTTCCTGTGAAGGGACAAGAGAATCACAGAATTCATACGTTTTTGCAGTTTGCCGCAAACGCAGtcgaggtgtacgtacaaCTCAGATGCGTACCGCGACTGCGTCAAcgcggtgtacatacactgaGGATACGCGCACGTACACCACACTGATTCCACGGACTTAAATGTGGAATTTTGTTTTGAGTCTGCTATCGTGCAAAAGAAGTTCGTTTTCCTGGTCCTTCAAAATCTTTATTCGTCTCCTTGCGGGGGAATTCAGCCTCGCAGAGGAGCCTACGCTTTTTCCTCCTTCGTATGTGTGGTCCGCGAGCACGTCAACActctgccgtcgctgccttTTCCGATAGAAAGCGTGTTTCGCTTCTGTTCCGTGTTTGCGCTTTGCAGATATGGCTGGCCGTTTTTGTACGAAGCTTATCTGTACCACGTAGCTCGCGTTGACATCCGCCATaacttttctctcttcttctacTTGCTGTACCTCTCCACTAGCAATCCCTCCAGGGTAAGCGAGGCAAAGCCGATGCAACCCCACCGTTCCGGGGGCGTCTCTGTGCGGACCTGCTGCTTTCCGCGTGCCGCATCTGTCGCGAAGAGAGTATGAATTTGCatcggctgcgcagccgcacaTCGATTTGAGTCAACACATAAGATAATCGAATTCCTGGATTTTTATAAACCCCTTTTTTCTGGGAAGTCTATACTACGAGgtggactactggtttagatcttgagcgcctgcgtggctcGCACAGCAACTGAGATGTGTATGAATTCACTCGCCTAGACGCGGGCATCCATGTGCGGactcgccttcctcgaaaTGTGGACTTCTTCCTATAGGCGCTGGGGCTGATCACATTCGTTCCGCAGATGGCCACGTGTCTCCTCGTGGGCTGCTACTACGCGCAGAAGGGCCAGATCGAGCTCGCACTCTTTCTCCAGGTTTGCGATGAAAAAACTcgaaagaggaaaaaacgTCCTGCTTGGTTTCAGCCTAACttggggggaagggggggggcgggggtgAAGAAAAGGGGCGAGTACGGGAgtgagaggaaagaagattCAGACGCACACGCTGCACCTCGAGCTTGCCGGCTGTCTCTCACGCCTTTCTCTGGAGGCGTAGCTGGCGTGTCTGCTCCCTCCCTTCGGCGTTTTCCTACGTGTCGTCTCGCAAGACGCAGCGCGGCTGAAGACGACTTTTTTTGGGACACCGCGCGGTGTTGAGACGTTGAGACATGAGGGATATAATTTAATAGGCTATACAGAGGGTGTGCAGTGCAGCGAGATTTACCACGTTCTAGTCTCCTTTCttgtcttcgtctcctcgcctcgctcgtaGAGTCACTCCCATCTCGTTTTAGCAGCGGGACCCGTGGCTGTCAGGTGCTTTTACAAAACGTTTAGGGCGCCTGTTCAGCGAAAGGCAGCTTGACGTTAGACTGTTCAACAATCTCGAACGAAGCGCTTTTTTCATGTCGCCTTCGGCGTGTTGGCTGCGCCTCTTGTGTCTGCAGACCGTCATCTTCGTCGCGCTGAACAAAGTTTGCACCTCGCAAGTAAGTCGTccgcgcagacacacggAAAACTTCGCGTGCGATATTGGCGCGGAAATTCACTCTGAACTGCGCATCGCGCCGTCTGTGTGCATGCGAGACGTCGTCTTCACACGCCCACTTCTGCTCATGCGTATCGTTACTATGCATTTCGCCTCCCCCAGGTTTGAGTGCTTTCTGAGTGGCGTTTATGTGGCTATCGTGCGTTTGCCttgcaggtattgattccgcacttaaagtagccttctatcctcatatgttaatgaccgatgctaaatgtctatcctatctaattggtttgattttcttacaaacggcttttggtttgtTGCCTTTGCTTTCTCTGAAtgttttcgctttttttgcAGTACTTTCTCTGGTGGCTGTCGCTGCTCCCCTTCGCGATCGCCAGCACCGACATGACTCCGGTAAGCGACTGCACCCTGAACCGAAATATTTTCGAAAGAATAACAGATGCCGAAGGCATTTCTttggcgaggaaggagacacgaACGAGtaggaaagagagaaaacgagtaAGCGCACAGTTAGTGCTTTCAGTTTGTTATGCTGCCATTAAAATGTGAACGGGTGTGAAGCTTTAGAGCAGAGGGGGGGACGGTAGCGTCCAGCCCTCGACGTGACGGCGCGCTGAAACAAGCGAAGGGCGAAAGCCGTGGCTTTGAACATCGTAAGGCAAACAGGGGAGCAAACAGACGCGATCGGGTATCGAGAGGGAAACGCATgagaagagacgagaaaACGTTGAGGTACGGCAGCCATCGTAGCAAAATAGACGTAACGAGGACGCCTGAGGCGCACCCTGAACAACTCGAGGTAGACCAACAGCGCGATCCTCGCGAGCAGAGACTGCGAAGGGGAGCGCCTGCTCGCCCAACTACTCAAGAAATAAAGACAGGGATGCGGAGCGACTAACGGGTCAGACTACACGAGTAGTACTGCGCCGGAGAGACGTCGCTTCGCGCGAAAATTGATGCGCTGACTGCGGTTGTgagtgtatgtacagcgGACCTGCTGGCACCTTCTggggcgcctcgcgcttttcCAAGGAACGAACTTCTTGTGGCTCTACTTCGGCTACGCTATCGAGTTTAAAGGCCAGCCCAGTTTCTTCCCGGTAAGTGTTTCATTTTCCACAAAATGCGGATTCTAAACTCTCCTTTTGATTTCCTTGGCGTCAGTATGTTCCGGAGACTGATGTGCAGATGTGTCTTTGTCCTTTCCTGCCTGTCAATATTCGCGTTAGAGGCACTCGTCCCGAAAATCGCAAGCGGTCACGCGTCTCTACTTCGCACATCTTTACATTTGCCTCcgaatatacatatatatatatattgccGTATAGTTGAGTGATTGCGCCTTTAGCCCTGACTGGCTGTGTTCCCTCTGTTCATTCTacgttttcttcgtctccgtcgtcaGTCTGTTGATGCAGACCGCATTTATGTCTAAACGTACCTGTATTTTATGTACATATTTCTTTCTCAGCTCGTTTTTAGTGCTGTAATTGCCTGATGTGCAGCCCAAGGCGCGTGAGGATGCGACCCTGTTCCTTTTTTTGTAGATGTTTCTGTCGGCAATTCTCTTCGCGCTGTCTCAGTTCCTGTTGGTTTGGTCGGTGATTTTGCGCGTCAACCAGACATCTTCGGCCGTCTCTGAGAACTCGAAAACTCTCTGatttctgctgctgctctaGCCCTACTGAATCTCTTTGTTTGGCTCTTTCTGATCCCACGCACGACGCGAGACAGACGCATGCCAAAGACGAGCTTCCATGTTTGCGTTGAAGTACAGACGCGGGGCTACGGGAGGCTTCAGCGATcatttttcttctccgcagaagccgcgaacCTGTCACTCTGCCATCCAACAGCCCGTGGATGTTTTTGGTTTCTTCCTGACCAGCCTTCCTTACTAAGTAAAAAAAAAACATGTCGGCAATGAAAACCTTTCGCCTACACTCTCCTCTCGTTCACGCAGAGCGAGGCTTTCACTTCTATTCCCCGCTGAACTGAATGCGTGGCACACATGCGTCTTTTTGTCCATTTACATGACGACTGCGCATGCTATCCTCTCTGAAGTCGAGGAGAGACTTTGCCGGGTTATGGTAGAGGAAACGCTGACGCGATTCGGTAGATCAGACAAGGCGAACGCAGTGTCGCAGGGAGGCAGCTCGCAGCCCCTCTTCCCTGTGCGGCGCCCACTAGCGCGCTACTTTTATGTGATATAGCGATCCATGGCGTAGCTATGCGGTGGTTCGTACGGATAAGGCTGCGGACGTTCGTCCACTTGTTTTGTCGATCGAGAGGATCACAAAAACGCACACTGGTAGAAAAAAGAGCAAAAAAGTGGCAAGAGCCACAAGGAAGAACGACCTAAAAGCAAGCGCCACAGAACGACGCGATGCCGCGGGAGATATTTAgccgagaagaggcgcgcagcagatgcgCAGGAAGAGAACGGGCGTGGCAGAAGCAAGTGCAGAAGGAAGCTCAAAATGAGGAGAACGATCTACAACTAGTACAGagacgccagcagccgccgcgcttggAATCCGTTCCCGCCTGTACAAATATCGCACAGAAAACAGGAAACAAAACGTGCAAAAGAACCTCAACCGAATCCTCGCGAATTCACCTGCGAAAGCCCGAAGGACGCTTGCAGCAACGGAAAAGCGGAACCTCGTCACAAAACTTTTACGATATCTGGACAGAGACAGTGGGGCACGTTGCGCTGACGCAGGTGATCCACACTTCGAAGCGATACTCAGGACTCTTTCACCAGCAGCAACGCCCCTCCACAGACCGCCCAGACATGTCGCGAGACTGCGGCCTCTAACCCGTTGAAAGTGgaagtaacggtacaagctgtaaacaaaggactccttaacttaaactgaggggtcaagtaggtacaaaccgtacacGGATTGATgatgtccatctgtgcatctaagttgagacaCACTCGCACAAGCTCCATATGGAGCTTTCTTCGTTCCTTCTTTTCCACTGAAAAATGAATGATCTCAAACGAGGCAACGCGTCTGGGCCGCCAACTGTTCGAAGAGTGCGCCCGAGAGCACGTTGAGGTTCTTCTTTACAAGAAGAGACGAGCCTTCTCGCAAAGGAGGCAACTCGAGTACGCGGCTGCCCATCCACGCCTCAGATTCGCCACTCGTTTCCGCGAGTCAAACAGAATCCGCTTCCCGAGGCCTTGCGTCTCAGCCGGAACAGGAGGCCTCCCCCTGAACTCGAACTGAAATCACGATGAGAGTCACGCATGCGGGGCTTACCGGAAAGCATGTAGAAGTATTCGAGTTTCTCTTGCGGGAATTCGTGAAGAATTTTTTTCTTGTGGTAGTACGCGACGAAGTTCGCGAACTCGAACGGAGAGAAGTTGCGCACAGTTCGAATTTCGTCCTCCCTGCGACAGAGAAAGAAACGCGACCCCAACACGTAAACGCAGCAACGAAGCAACAATGGTTGACACCTTTTTGAAGCGTGGGAAACACTAAACCACGGATCTCCCATGTCTGCTTTTCCACAGAAACAAAGGCGAAAAAATCAGAAGATAGAGAACGCTAAAGGCCCCTTCCACTCTGCTCAGAGAGAACAATGATGCTTCCCACCTGGAAAGCCTTGGGCAGCTGAGAGCGGCTTAGCGGAGGCCGCATCTCAGCTCGTTTCAcagccttttctctcttctcttctgtaGCTTTTTCGTCTTTCACGCTAAGCCCGATTTCCTCTCGCGAACACCCCTCCCCATTCCTGCCTACCAGAACtgtccgcgccgtcgctttcgcgcttctcgcgtgcGCAACGCCACTCCCTTATCTGCTGGCGTTTTCCTGTTTCGATTGGATTCTTCTCTTACcggacgccgaggagctcTGGCCTGTAGTCCCGGCGGttcgagcgccgccagctggTTGCGCAGAGTTTCAAgcctgagaaaaaaacgcagggAAGTGAGACAGGCCTTGCCGCCGAAGGGGCGCGAGACACAACGGAACCCGAAAAACCGAAGACCAGACGCGCACTCTATCGCAGAGAACAtcgaggaagagagagagacatgaGGGGATAAGTGCCGCAGAACATATTCTTACAAGCGAAAAAATCCCCGGAAAAGGGAAAAAACGTCAACAAACCTCcagacgagaagagaagaaggaaggcgacagGGGAGACAAGAGAaactcgtctccctcgcgaTTTTGATTTTCTTCGCTTACCGCGCTTGAACTGCTCAGCTTGGTCGAATCGCGAGAGTAGCCGCGGCGTGGAGAGATGAAACGCAGGAATGTGTCCGTTGTACCGCGTCCCCTCGTACCGCATCGATACATACTCGCTGACGGGAAAGCACTCGTTCCATTCATCTGCACACGCCGCGTAGACAGCACAGACGCAAGGTCGCGCAGGAAGCATTTGCAAGCAGACAAGCTGCAAAAAATGCGAAAATGTAATTCTACACAGAGCTGTGCAGGCATCTGCCACGAGTTCGCAGTCTTATGAGAAGGAAGGGCTCGCGGCTgtgcgacgcagcggcttggctcgccacggcgccgcagcgcaggcgccccaGAGCTGCCTCGCACCTGCCCACGCTGCGCCTTTCGTGCGTACAAGAAAATTCGGAAAAAATTAAAAAAATCAAGAAcacggctgctgcggcacacCAGCCTAACGCGACCGCGGGGGAGAGCGGAAGTGAAGCAGTTACCAACTGCGACGAGGACGTTGAAGCGCGTttgcttcttcagctgctccCAGATCTCGTAGAGCACCTGCGTCGCGAACGCCTCGTTCTGCAGCCCGAACTCTGCGATCTCCCACACCGATGCCGGATCTGGAAGACGCGAcctggaaaaaaagaaaaaaaaagtttAAAAACAAAACCTAGCTTAATGGAGACAGGCCGACTCGCAGATCTTTCGAGATGTATAAATGTAAAAGTActcgtatgtatatatatatacacgtttAGAAACGTCtacatacatgtacatatacatgtagaACTGTAGGCTCGCGTACGGAACTGTACACAAAATGCCGGGAGCGGTATGCGCTTGCTTTGGTGTTTACCCACATCGGCCCCAATCAAGCAAATGGATATTTTGAACATTCGGAATTTCTTGCGCATGCATGGACAATAAAAAAATAGGAGACAGCAAGGCAACCAGTTGCAGCACTATGAGTGaggaagagacgcaggctCTCTTGATCAGGAGCTGATAGATGACTCTGTCTTGTAGACACTCAGGACGCCCGTTTTCAAAACTGTTTCCAACTCAGGGGCTAcgtcgcatgcagagaaCTCTTGTCTCTGATTTGTTTTTTGTACTTGAGAGACGGAATCGCCACTTCGCGGCGGTAAGCGTGCCACAGCTTtagcctctcgcgcgccagaaggacctcctcgcgcagctgaaaAGACACACAGACACCGCGTCACACAAAAGCAAAGCGTCGGACCGCCTGCGCACACTCTACATCTCTCAAACAGGTTAATCTTGCATCGGAGACAGATCAgccggcagctgcgtgtCTTCGCTGACTTCAGCAGAGTGCCCTAAAGCCTACACGAGACCTCCAAATCACGCGTTATCTTCCGCGGAAAGAGACCACGTGATGCCCTCAACGCGCCTCCTGCTTCCATGTCCTCCTCGCAGGAGAGACTGTCGCACTTGTCCGTCGAGGAGGCCTTCGTCTTTTGGCGTTTTTGCTTTTCCACCTTtattcgttttcttctccgcgtccgcgtcgcgctgctcgcggatCTCATCCAAGTCCTTCTCAATAGCCTTCTCCAGCAGCCCGTGGTAGCTGCGCTCCGCGTACAGCCGGTGGACCTGCGCGCGTTGCGAGAGGGACgcaaaaaaacagaaaaaaacttACGAATGGAAACGCAGTTAAAAAACGCCAAGGCTTTGCGGGAAAAAAAGTAGAAGAGCCCGACAGACTTGCACGCAGCGGAAAaaagaggctgcgcgccgcaagCCGCCTCGGTTGACAACTCGAGGAACCAAGCCCCAGGAGGCTGCtgacgaggagaagcaaCGCGCGTCCCCACATTTAGAACTCAACGAGACTTAAAAGAGAACAAGCAATTCAAGACGGATGTCGGGGATTCCACATTCGCGATTTTCACGGTGACTTGTTTTGTCTCACTCCATCCAGCGCCGCTTGGCCGTAGCAGCGCCGGTCGACCGGCAGCTCCTTGAGCAGGCGGCGGTTGAAGCGCCCGAGACGCTCAAGAAATTCTTGCGAGAATGTCGACTGCAAACAAAAAGGAGAAAACACGACAAATCTGTCGAGAGGAAAGGGGTTTTACCACGCTACAAAAGTCAATCtctacatatacatatgtactTAAACgtgcacatacatatatacagctgtatacacatatatatacatatatatacatgtatatatatatatatatatattccgCGTGCTGATACGCGTCGAGCACTGAAAGAAGACAAATCAGGCGATTTCCCCTTCTCAGTTTTTGCGTTGCCTGCCTCCACCTCACCCGAAGATCCTCTCTTCTGCTATGCAGCTCCCCCGCTACGCAGCGAGAAAGTCAAAAAAGTAAATTTAGCGCAAAGCAGAGGAGCCGTGAAGACGCCGAaacagcagacgcgcgccggtACTAACCTGTATGTACACGCCGGCAGAAGATCGCTTGATGTCGCCGATTTCGCGCGCGTATCGAGACGGCATCGGCTCGTAGACGACCAACCAGCTGTTCTCTCTCGCCCACGGAATCAAGTAGTTCAGCACGCAGCTCTGGTGTACATACAACACCGCGAGGCACAGACACGCCatcagagaggcgagagctTTTCGCGTCGAGCGACTTCGCGTCTCATACACACAAGGATCTCGAGCTattcgcgcccgcgccgccctccgcctctccgccgcatTATCCACCCTCTATCCGCTTGCGCGTTTGGACGCTCTGTGTCCTCTCGCGATCGCGGTTCCCTGTCTCttggcgcagaggcgaacgcttgcgccggcctcgcacCTCCTCTGCAGATCGTGGAGCATTCAAGATGTGAAAATGCCCTGTTCGCTCTGTTCCTTCAGATTTCTTCGAGATCCTACCTTTCCCACGCCTCGGTGGCCGTCGATGAGGAAGCCTCGCTGCACAGCAaacgggcgcggcgcgtcgtttTTCAGCctcgcgagctgcggcttccaggcgtccgcggcgtcttctcgcttcttcacATCCGGCGCCTCTTCTTGCGCGTCTTGGCgtgcttcctcgccggcgtcttcgcgcgtaTCCGCatccgccgtctgcggctgcgcagcgtcctgcggcctctcccTCAGTCGCTGCTGAAGGTCGCGGGgtgaggccgctgcgcgcggactcgccgccgccctcgcaaAGTGCTCAAGTTGCAACTGAAGCTccagcgtcgccttccgcagcaTCACGCCGACGGGACTCGTCGCCGAGGGAATCATT
Above is a window of Besnoitia besnoiti strain Bb-Ger1 chromosome Unknown contig00007, whole genome shotgun sequence DNA encoding:
- a CDS encoding uncharacterized protein (encoded by transcript BESB_071610), translating into MAASLIRGSSLSPRGPARRGLLGLYPGSAVVSPSLPASLASQPCVSPSPVPASLFGVFCRRAFASASDFDLPLRSSRTTVTASEKRRAGAPLAASSSASSAAADPDLHAGGDDAAPGGGEGAASLRSVGEAAQAAAAPGRRTRKALNLPDHFPVLLTSLAYDPANLHHAAARAVTRQAGAGGLEGAAAESLKPVQQPFLFLDPVGVYMPVLEHCSQAPSRAAEAEGEGDAGVGVEDIGRLRIFDRHRLVELLPEGLAGELPRDIEMIPSATSPVGVMLRKATLELQLQLEHFARAAASPRAAASPRDLQQRLRERPQDAAQPQTADADTREDAGEEARQDAQEEAPDVKKREDAADAWKPQLARLKNDAPRPFAVQRGFLIDGHRGVGKSCVLNYLIPWARENSWLVVYEPMPSRYAREIGDIKRSSAGVYIQSTFSQEFLERLGRFNRRLLKELPVDRRCYGQAALDGVHRLYAERSYHGLLEKAIEKDLDEIREQRDADAEKKTNKGGKAKTPKDEGLLDGQLREEVLLARERLKLWHAYRREVAIPSLKSRLPDPASVWEIAEFGLQNEAFATQVLYEIWEQLKKQTRFNVLVAVDEWNECFPVSEYVSMRYEGTRYNGHIPAFHLSTPRLLSRFDQAEQFKRGLKLCATSWRRSNRRDYRPELLGVREDEIRTVRNFSPFEFANFVAYYHKKKILHEFPQEKLEYFYMLSGGNGFQARRLLASLY
- a CDS encoding mannosyltransferase (pig-m) protein (encoded by transcript BESB_071600) yields the protein MEAKLSRMDLRERKPSADDAAASSAAPTPSPPAAAPWSPARLLGCLHGVYVHLAQLPSQQLRRYVYAYAVLLRLGLLVYGEWQDRHLRVKFTDIDYKVYTDAARYVAAGESPYKRHTYRYTPLVAFLCVSNVLLHSCCGKLLFAAADILLSLLTEKLLLLLFEARDKAARPGADDLGTAPSATAPPVNASSLLLSSLRDSTSSSPSSVPSSPSSTASSSRASSPLSPASPSSGSAASSPAKCSAFLLPAFCWTIFPLAATVSTRGNADVIPSLLSLLLLFFLRTCHLDAAAVCYGLAVHVKIFPVVYGIPVLLFLRGSPPGKPLSAADCVLRLPRLPRASAVLSPHSFAAFLVALFQVVRAAAFLFFLPLWLPLRLLPRLNATQWRFGLLSVGTFFGLGGIFYFLYGWPFLYEAYLYHVARVDIRHNFSLFFYLLYLSTSNPSRALGLITFVPQMATCLLVGCYYAQKGQIELALFLQTVIFVALNKVCTSQYFLWWLSLLPFAIASTDMTPRTCWHLLGRLALFQGTNFLWLYFGYAIEFKGQPSFFPPKAREDATLFLFL